The following coding sequences lie in one Bacillota bacterium genomic window:
- a CDS encoding SCP2 sterol-binding domain-containing protein: protein MATSTEILTALADYQVQCNGNQRLRKMQRDWTKLIHFVAKETGEGFTMDVVKGEITGFRAGLDGTPDVVVTARSEDLCDMFWGDLNPSQKYLRGEIQVKASTEDVMRLDAITMIIWPEA, encoded by the coding sequence ATGGCGACGTCCACCGAAATCCTCACGGCCCTGGCCGACTATCAGGTGCAGTGCAACGGGAATCAACGTCTGCGGAAGATGCAGCGTGACTGGACCAAGCTGATTCACTTCGTGGCCAAGGAGACCGGCGAAGGCTTCACCATGGACGTGGTCAAGGGCGAGATCACCGGGTTCCGGGCCGGTCTCGACGGCACGCCCGATGTCGTCGTCACCGCCCGCAGCGAAGACCTGTGCGACATGTTCTGGGGCGACCTCAACCCAAGCCAGAAGTACTTGCGCGGGGAGATCCAGGTCAAGGCGTCGACCGAGGACGTCATGCGGCTCGACGCGATCACCATGATCATCTGGCCGGAGGCATGA
- a CDS encoding aspartate aminotransferase family protein — translation MATLPQRDPDHEADLASKAQALKDYADFVNPMKVRTLKSAGLDIIEDRREGAKVWDLSGRVYIDCITGAGSFNSGRRNPEIVEVLKQALDEMDIGVFLICSKAKADLAKKLAEITPGDLKWTMFGVGGGEANDYAIKLARGYTMKTEIISAIKSYHGHTGFSLSAIGREAYQKPFLPLMPGFKKVPFNDAGAIAEAITDDTAAVILEPVQGEGGIIVPSDDYLPAVRKICDEKGVLLILDEIQTGLGRTGKLWCSQHYGVVPDIMTTAKSLGGSIYPISATVFREDLGDFLITNPFVHLSTFGGSDLGCVVGLAAIDYILRHDLPGHAALMGRRFRAGFDTLVAQYPSILLEVRQKGLMMGLQYTEDSLGPRMSYQLAQNGVMAIFTGNDTSVMRLMPSLVINEEEVDFVLNALDQSMAAILRQQGGK, via the coding sequence ATGGCTACGCTTCCGCAGAGGGACCCGGACCACGAGGCCGACCTGGCGTCGAAGGCCCAGGCCCTGAAGGACTACGCCGACTTCGTCAACCCGATGAAGGTCCGAACGCTGAAGTCGGCCGGCCTGGACATCATCGAGGACCGGCGCGAGGGGGCCAAGGTCTGGGATCTGTCCGGGCGCGTGTACATTGACTGCATCACCGGGGCCGGCAGCTTCAACAGCGGCCGCCGCAACCCGGAGATCGTCGAGGTCCTCAAGCAGGCCCTCGACGAGATGGACATCGGGGTCTTCCTCATCTGCTCCAAGGCCAAGGCCGACCTGGCCAAGAAGTTGGCCGAGATCACCCCGGGCGACCTGAAGTGGACGATGTTCGGAGTCGGCGGGGGCGAGGCCAACGACTATGCCATCAAGCTGGCCCGGGGCTACACGATGAAGACCGAGATCATCTCGGCGATCAAGTCGTACCATGGACACACGGGCTTCTCCCTGTCGGCCATCGGCCGCGAGGCCTACCAGAAACCGTTCCTGCCGTTGATGCCCGGTTTCAAGAAGGTCCCCTTCAACGACGCCGGGGCCATCGCCGAGGCGATCACCGACGACACGGCCGCCGTCATCCTCGAGCCCGTCCAGGGCGAGGGCGGGATCATCGTCCCCTCCGACGACTACCTGCCGGCGGTCCGGAAGATCTGCGACGAGAAGGGTGTCCTGCTGATCCTCGACGAGATCCAGACCGGTCTGGGCCGCACCGGTAAGCTGTGGTGCAGCCAGCACTATGGGGTCGTCCCGGACATCATGACCACGGCCAAGTCCCTCGGCGGTTCCATCTACCCCATCTCGGCCACGGTCTTCCGCGAGGACCTCGGCGACTTCCTGATCACCAACCCCTTCGTCCACCTGTCCACCTTCGGCGGGTCGGACCTCGGCTGCGTCGTCGGCCTGGCGGCGATCGACTACATCCTCCGGCACGACCTCCCCGGCCACGCCGCCTTGATGGGCCGGCGTTTCCGGGCCGGCTTCGACACGCTCGTGGCCCAATACCCGAGCATCCTCCTGGAGGTCCGCCAGAAGGGCTTAATGATGGGCCTCCAGTACACTGAGGACAGCCTCGGACCCAGGATGAGCTATCAACTGGCCCAGAACGGGGTGATGGCCATCTTCACCGGCAACGACACCAGTGTCATGCGGCTGATGCCGTCCCTGGTCATCAACGAGGAGGAAGTCGACTTCGTGCTCAACGCGCTCGATCAATCGATGGCCGCGATCCTGCGGCAGCAGGGAGGCAAGTGA